GCTCCAACGGTAGTAGCTCCTGAAATTACTCCGACTACTGCAAATGGTAATAGTTTTTTTAAAGTACTCTTCATTGTATATCTTTCTTGTTTATTAATTAATTTCTTATTAATGTTTTTGAGTAAACAAATTTAATGTTAAATAAGTAAGCAATTAGTATGCTATGTTTCAATTTTAACTAAAATTTAACGGCTATTATGTCATTTTGTACATTATGTCATAATTGTTAACACGATAGTTAACAAAAATTAAAAAAATATTAAAGAAAATGATACATCATCATATAATCTAACAGTGTAATGTAAAAGAGTATAGTATAGAAAAATCAATGCCATTGTGGTGTTTTCGTAATCAATTATTACTCATCGTGCAAAGTTCCATTAATCGAGCTTTTTGAATTGTGATTATGTCTAAGAAATGCAATTAATTGAAAAATTACTATCTTTGCGAAAATATTTTTCTCACTTAAAACGTTTATAGCATGCAACTGTATAACACCTTAAGCGCAGAAGAAAGAGCTCAACTTATTGATGAAGCTGGTAAGGATCGTCTTACTTTGTCTTTCTATGCGTATGCCAAAATTGAAGATCCCAAAAAATTTCGCGACGAATTATTTATAGCCTGGAACGCCATTGATGCCCTAGGTCGTATTTATGTTGCACATGAGGGAATAAATGCTCAGATGAGTGTTCCTGCAGATCAATTTGAGGATTTTCGTAATACGCTGGAAGTTTATGACTTCATGAAAGGGATTCGTCTAAATGTAGCAGTAGATCAGGACAATCATTCTTTTTTAAAGTTAACCATAAAAGTTAGAAATAAAATTGTTGCTGATGGTTTGAATGACGAAACTTTTGATGTTACCAATAAGGGAATTCACTTAAAAGCTCAGGAATTTAATAATATGCTAGAGGATCCCAACACGATTGTAGTTGATTTTAGAAATCACTACGAGAGTGAAGTAGGGCACTTTGAGGGAGCTATTACTCCTGATGTTGAAAATTTTAGAGAAAGTCTACCGATCATTAATGATCAACTGCAAGATTTTAAAGAAGATAAAAACCTGTTAATGTATTGTACCGGTGGAATCCGTTGTGAAAAGGCCAGTGCTTACTTTAAACACCAAGGTTTTAAGAACGTTTTCCAGTTAGAAGGTGGAATCATTGAATATACCCGTCAAATTAAGGAAGAAGGAATAGAAAGTAAATTTATTGGTAAAAACTTCGTATTTGACCACCGTTTAGGTGAAAGAATTACCGACGATATTATTTCCCAATGTCATCAATGTGGAAAGCCTTGTGACAATCACACCAATTGTGCTAATGATGCGTGTCATTTATTATTTATTCAATGTGATGAATGTAAAGCCGCAATGGAAAATACTTGTTCTACTGAATGTTTGGAAACAATACACTTACCACTAGAAGAGCAGGTTCGATTAAGAAAAGGATTACAGGTTGGAAATAAAGTGTTCAGAAAAGGAAAATCTGATGCTCTGAAATTTAAAAATTCAGGAGGTTTATCAACCCAGCCTTTAGGAAAAGCTACGAAAGCTGAGACAAAGGATATTCGCCAGAAAATAAAAGTTAAAAAGACATTCATTGGAAAGGCTGAACATTATTATTCAAAATCAAAGATTGCACAGTTTTTAATTGAAAACAAAGAACTTTCTATAGGTGATAAAGTTTTGATTTCAGGACCAACTACAGGAGAGCAGGAGGTTACAATTACCCAGATTTATGTAAACGGAGGTCCTTGTGAAATAGCAAATGTAGGGGATCAGATTACTTTTGAACTTCCATTTAGAGTTCGTTTGTCTGATAAATTATATAAAATTGCGCAAGCTGAAAATGCATAAGAGTATGCTAAAAGCAGAACTTAGAAAAAAATATATACAAAAAAGAAAAGCCTTGTCTTCTGATGAGGCTTTCTTGTTATCTGAAAAGATTTTTGAAAATTTCATTCATTATTTCAATCCAAAAGAGGGAGAGAAAGTACATGTTTTTATTCCGATTTTGTCCAGAATGGAAATTGATACCCAAATCTTCATTCAGTATTTTTTATCACATAATATCCGCGTATTTGTGCCTAAAATTGTCGGAGATAAGCTCATCAATATAGAAATTTTTGAAGATACATTATTTGAAACCAACAGTTGGGGGATTTCAGAACCTGTTTCCAATGAGGATTCCCAGGAAAATGATTATCATTATGTGATTACCCCTCTTTTATATTGTGATGAAAAAGGAAATAGGGTAGGATATGGAAAGGGATTCTATGATGGTCTTTTTCAGAGGATGTCATCAGTGACAAAAAAAATCGGAGTCAATTACTTTGACCCCGATGAATGTATTGATGATGTCTGGGAAAATGATATTCCGCTAGACTATTTGGTTACTCCTACAGAAGTACTGTCTTTTTTAATGGGTTTGGAATAAAAATCTAAAAAATAAAACTTAAATTCCTTTTTAAGCTTGGACGTAGACAGTAATATGTACTGTGCGTTCTTCTCAAAATTTCCTAATGACTTATTCTTGCCGTCAAAATACTCTACATTGAACCTCGCGTAATCCAGTGTGTCTTTTTTATAGAATTCTTTGTAGACATTCAAGTTGTTTACTTTCACGGATTTTACTTTCAGACTGTCCAATTCTGTCAATAGCCTTTTAAATGTTAAAGAGTCTGGTTTGTGGAAGTAGCTTTCCATCTGTGAATAAATTACAGTATCTATTTCCGTATTTCTGTTTCCGGATAAATATAAGGTAGAAAGGTCAAGAAGTTCCTGAACTTTTTGTTTAGTGATGGAGTTAATCGCCTGCATGCTGTCCATTTGTACAGCAGGATAGCTTTTTGCATTGTTGCTGTTTCGTAGTTTGTCCAGGTCGCTTACCTCTGTTTTTTTATTATTACAGGCAACAAATAAAGTAAGAAGTACCGCGAAAATTAAAAAGTTATTTATTCTTTTCATCTGTGGTGGTAATTTTAAATTTAATGGATACAATTTTGCCATTGTTATCCTTTTTCATTTCTATTACATTCAGGTTTTTCAGTGAAGTAGTAGGAGTGGTTACAAGGGTGATGTACTTTTGTTTGTCAAGTCTTTCAATTCCATAGGTGTCATTGTCATATACCTGAGATATAATGGCATTGTTGCTAATCAGGTTTTCCAGCTGATTTCTTTTCTGCTTGATAAGGGCTACCTGTTCTTCAGGATTTCCGCCTTTAATGTCTTTTATGGAGAAATAATAGACCGCCATCTTGTAATCATCCGGTTTTAGTTCTATCTTTTCTTCTTCAGGGGCATTTTCCAGGCTTCTGTTTACTTCTAAAGGCTCATAGAAAGGAGCACTGATGCGCATTTTTAAATTCTTATCCTTAGTTGAATAAGAAAAACAATCACCAGGCTTTATTTTATACATCAAAGGAGATTCATTTTCCTTAACAACCATAATTTCTAATGTATTGATTACGGAAACTCCTCTGTCCTTATCAATAAAGCAATACTTATAACTTTTTGAAAAAATTACATCTTTAAATCCTAGCAGACCGGTAATGGTAATTAAAACGGAAGTAATAAGTGCCCAAGCATTCTTTTTGAAGAAATTTTTCTTAGGTGGTGGTGTTGAAAATTCAGTTTCATTATTTTTTGTAACGGATTTGTTAACTTGTTGAATTTCAGTTATTGATTTTTGTAAATCAACATTTTCAGGGGTCTTGGGTTCAGTTTTTCTAGGTTGAAACTCATTTTTTGGAAGTTCGGGAGCTGAAGCTACTGTTTTTTCTAATTCATCAATTTCTTCTTCATCCAGATTTTCATTTTCCAGTAATAATTCCCCAGCAAAAAGATGCTGTTTCTTGAATTCGTACCAAGAGTCGTAACCCGCATAAATACTCAATAAATTGAGCATATCTATCCTTGGTAATTTTGTGACCGGTGAATTTTTGAAATAGGTATAAAATGACTTTTCACTGATGTTACCTTTCGCTTTTTTGCGTAGGTCTTCCTGAAAATATATGATATCTATACCCTTCCACTTGGATATGTCATCCTGTGAAGGGGTATATTCTTTTAAATATTGACCCTGAACGTCCTTTTTTAGCTGTTCAAAGTGTAATAAATCTAAATCTGTCAATTTTTTTAAAAATAATTAAATTGTTGATTATCAGCTATATTCTTTTGTAAAACTATTTTACAAAGGTATTACAATTATTTTTCATAAACAAATTTCCTAACTGCTCTACCTTTGTCTTGTTCAAATAACAGAACAGAAGAAAATTTTATAAAACAATATTAACAAAATTAAATTTAATTTATTATGAAAAAGTCATTATTCGTAGCTGCTATCGCTGCAATCTCTCTAGTTGCTTGTAAAAAAACTGACGCTACTGCTACTGAAGGTACAACTGATTCTGCTGCTGCTAACGTAGCTGATTCTGCTGCTGTAGTTTCTGATTCTGCTGCTAAAGTTGTTGATTCTGCTGCAACTACTGCTGTAGAAGCTACTAAAGATGCTGCTGCTGCTACTACTGCTGCTGGAACTGAAGTTGCTAAAGATGCTGCTAAAGGAGCTGCTGACGCTGCTAAAGGAGCTGCTGATGCTGCTAAAGGAGCTGCTGACGCTGCTAAAGATGCTGCAAAAGACGCTGCTAAGAAATAATTTTAGCCTAGCTTAAAAATAAAAGAACCGTTTCACTCAGTGAGACGGTTTTTTTATGTTTTACTATCACAAACAATAAGATGATACCTAATAGTCTTAAAGTATCATATCATCTTAATGGTTTTAGGTCTTCTATCCTTTCTTCTGTTTTAAGGATTCATAGCAAGTAATAGCTACAGCATTACTCAGATTTAGGGAGTCAATACTTCCTGCCATAGGAATCAGCGTATTTTTCCCTTTTCCAATCCAGAAATCACTTAACCCGGAATGTTCTGTACCAAATAGTACAGCAGAACGCTGCGTGAAATCTCTTTTATAAAGATCTTCAGCACTTTCGTCCATCAATGTTGTGTAAATGTTGAAGTTGTTTTTTTGCAGGAATGCTAATGTTTCGTCATTTTCCGCCTGATAAACCTCCATTCCAAAAAGACAGCCCACGCTGGACCTGATCACATTGGGGTTATAGAAATCTGTTTTACCATCTGCAACAATCAGTGCATCAATACCAAAAGCTTCGCAACTTCTTAAAATTGCACCAAGATTACCTGGTTTTTCAACGCCTTCAACTATAATAACTGTTGAGTTATCCTTGGGAATGTATGATGAAAGAGGTATTTCTTTGGCTTGATATATTCCGATAATTCCCTCAGAGCTTCCCCTGTACGCTATTTTTTCATAAACTTTGTCGCTTACATAATGAATTTTTCCATCAGGAATGGTTTCCTTAAAGATATTTTCACAGATAAAGAATTCTAATGGTTCAAAGTTGTATTGTACAGCTCTTTCATTCTCTTGCTGTCCTTCTACGACAAAAACCTTTGATTTTTTACGGAACCTGTTGTCAGTAAGTAGCTTAGTGACATTTTTTATTTTTTCGTTTTGAAAACTTTCTATCAACATTTCGCAAAATTATGCAAAATTTATGATTGAACTTCTGTGCTTTTTATAAAAAGACTTCTCCATGTGATTTGAAAAGGGATTTTATTTTTTCTTTTATGATATATAATGATGCCTATGATTAAAAATATGGATAGAAATTTATAGAGATTTCCATAAAGGTTTCCGGCAACATTTTCCGAAACCTGAAAGATTTCCCAATAGAGATTCATGAGACAATGGAGAAATACGGCACACCAGAGATTAAAATTCTGTTCAAAGTATACCCAGGCAAAAAATATAGATCCCAAAAATGTAATGGCAAATATTTCAATAAGCTCCGTAGTTTTTTGGCTTTGGTATAAATGAACCTGCGCAAATAGTAATGATCCCAGTAATACAGATGATAAAAATCCGAGTTTTGTGAATCTTAACAATGTTCCAATGAGAAATGCTCTGAAGATTATCTCTTCAAAAAATGCTGAAGAAATAGTATTGATGAACAAAGATTCAGTGTTTATTGTACTGTTTATTTTAAAATGTCTGCAATATCCAATCAGCATGGGTAATGTACCGATAAAAGCTAATGCAAAGCCTTTAATGATGGATTTATCCAAAGAAAATAAGTTAAGAATATTCATTTTAGGAAACAAAACCTTTAATGTTATTACCAATGGGATTAAGGTCACCGCATAAGCAATAATATGGGCAACAGCTTTGCTGTGAAAAAGGTTCTTTGAGAATTGCTGTATGTTTTTAAAACAAAATAAATCAAAGAAGTAATAAATGGTAAACCCCAGAATAAAGATTAAAAAGAAGCGAATGTTTTTGCTCATGTCAGTTATTTTTGAGCAAAAATGTTGCTTTCCGTAAAGAGAATCAAATGAATGTGATGAATGTCAAGGAATAGTGACGAACAACAAGTCTTTAACTTTTAGATTGTTGTAATTGAGGAATAATGTCTGAGATAAAACTTCTTGAAACCGGAATCTCAAAGTCGATTTCAGGGAGAATTAATTTATAGCCCTGAGCATTTCCTTTAAGGTTTTTTACTTTTTTCAGATTAACAATAAAAGAGCGATGGCATTTTTTAATGGAATCTGTTTCCACTTGTGATAAAACATTGGATAAGCTTATTCGGAGCAAATTTTTTTTTATTGTATTGTTTTCTAAAAAGTATAAAGTGCAGTAGTTCTCCATGGATTGAGCACACAGGAAATCTTCTTCAGCAATTGCCAACTCAATATTATTACTGGTAATTGTCAGAATTTTTTCTTTGGAATTTTCAATGTTTCCTATGAGTTGAGGAACAATATCCCGTGCAATATTTTCATGAATATTTTTTAAATAAATATATCTTGACAATATATAGATAGTGGAAATGGGAATGCCTACTGCTAAAGAGTAGAGCAACATATAGCCATAATTTTCAAGGCTAAGTTCTACATGACTTATAAATAATGTATTGTAAAGGTAGGAAAAGATGGACCCAAGTACTAAAATGACAAATATTTTCAAGAGTTCAGAGCCGATATTCCAATCTTTGAATCTGAAAACAAAGAGGCTTGAAATAAAAAAGGCTGCTCCAAAAATAAGAGTGTACGGAAAAAGAATAAAGTATTTGTAAGGATGATGATAGTTCTCTGTACCAAAAGGCTGAAAAATAATCAGGAAAAGATAAACCAAAATTCCTGCTGCCATGGAAGAGATCAATATCTCTTTTACCGATTTGGATTTTGGATATGAATAAGGTACAAGGGAAAACATATCTGTTGTTTTTATCAAATTTTAATTTCCTTTACACTGTATTTCAGTAGAATTGTATTTTTTATTCTATTAAATTAGTGTTGTCGATAAGGCTTTGAGGCAAGTCTTTTTTGTTTTTGATTCCCAATGATTTCAGTTTTTGAGTTTGAATGACAAGATTGTCATTTCCGGTATAAAGCTGTTTGTAGGCATCATTGTAAACATTTTTGGCGAGATCAATATTTCTCCCCACTTTTTCAAGGTTATCCACAAATCCCACAAACTTATCATACAGTTTAGCGCCACGCTCTGCAATTTCCAAAGCATTTTTGTTTTGATATTCACGTTTCCAAAGATCCGCGATCAGTTTTAGGGACGTGATCAGGTTGCTTGGGTTCAAGAGAAGAATTCTTCTGTCGTAGGCATAGTTCCAAAGGTTTTGGTCTGCCTGCATGGCTGCAATATAAGCAGGCTCACTTGGGATAAACATCATGACAAAGTCCAGAGATTTTCCATAATCATCATACGCTTTTTGGCTAAGCTGCATGATATGGTTTTTGATAGAGCCTAAATGTTGATTAAGCTTCATCATATAAATATCCTGATCTGTTTCATCTACCAGCTCAGTAAATGCAGTAAGGGAAACCTTGGAATCAATGATGACATTTCTTTCATCCGGATATTTTACAACGGCATCCGGACGCATTTTTTTTCCTGAGAATTCAGAAAATAGAGCTTTGTTGTCTTCATCGCGAAGTTCATGTTCCAGAAAATATTCTCTGCCTTTTACCAACCCTGATTTTTCAAGGATGCTTTCCAGAATCATTTCGCCCCAGTTTCCTTGGGTTTTACTTTCACCTTTCAAGGCTCTGGTTAATTTTTTTGCATCTTCAGAAATCTGTTGGTTCAGTTCTGCAAGTTCTTTTACTTTTTCAGCAAGGGAGAAACGTTCTTTGTTTTCCTTTTCATAGGCTTCATTAACCCTGTTTTTTAAGTCAGTAATTTTTTCCTGAAATGGATCAAGGATATTTTTTAAATTATTTTGATTTAAAGTAGTGAACTTCTCAGCCTTTTCCTCAAGGATTTTATTCGCCAGATTTTCAAACTGAAGTTTGGATTCATCTTGTATTTTTGTGATTTCTTCTTTTTGGGTAGAAAGAGATTTTTGGAGGCTTTCATTTTGTGCAGAAAGCTCAGCATTTTTAGCAAAGAATTCCTGTT
This genomic interval from Chryseobacterium joostei contains the following:
- the trhO gene encoding oxygen-dependent tRNA uridine(34) hydroxylase TrhO, which encodes MQLYNTLSAEERAQLIDEAGKDRLTLSFYAYAKIEDPKKFRDELFIAWNAIDALGRIYVAHEGINAQMSVPADQFEDFRNTLEVYDFMKGIRLNVAVDQDNHSFLKLTIKVRNKIVADGLNDETFDVTNKGIHLKAQEFNNMLEDPNTIVVDFRNHYESEVGHFEGAITPDVENFRESLPIINDQLQDFKEDKNLLMYCTGGIRCEKASAYFKHQGFKNVFQLEGGIIEYTRQIKEEGIESKFIGKNFVFDHRLGERITDDIISQCHQCGKPCDNHTNCANDACHLLFIQCDECKAAMENTCSTECLETIHLPLEEQVRLRKGLQVGNKVFRKGKSDALKFKNSGGLSTQPLGKATKAETKDIRQKIKVKKTFIGKAEHYYSKSKIAQFLIENKELSIGDKVLISGPTTGEQEVTITQIYVNGGPCEIANVGDQITFELPFRVRLSDKLYKIAQAENA
- a CDS encoding LytTR family DNA-binding domain-containing protein, with the translated sequence MFSLVPYSYPKSKSVKEILISSMAAGILVYLFLIIFQPFGTENYHHPYKYFILFPYTLIFGAAFFISSLFVFRFKDWNIGSELLKIFVILVLGSIFSYLYNTLFISHVELSLENYGYMLLYSLAVGIPISTIYILSRYIYLKNIHENIARDIVPQLIGNIENSKEKILTITSNNIELAIAEEDFLCAQSMENYCTLYFLENNTIKKNLLRISLSNVLSQVETDSIKKCHRSFIVNLKKVKNLKGNAQGYKLILPEIDFEIPVSRSFISDIIPQLQQSKS
- a CDS encoding TrmH family RNA methyltransferase, whose product is MLIESFQNEKIKNVTKLLTDNRFRKKSKVFVVEGQQENERAVQYNFEPLEFFICENIFKETIPDGKIHYVSDKVYEKIAYRGSSEGIIGIYQAKEIPLSSYIPKDNSTVIIVEGVEKPGNLGAILRSCEAFGIDALIVADGKTDFYNPNVIRSSVGCLFGMEVYQAENDETLAFLQKNNFNIYTTLMDESAEDLYKRDFTQRSAVLFGTEHSGLSDFWIGKGKNTLIPMAGSIDSLNLSNAVAITCYESLKQKKG
- the rmuC gene encoding DNA recombination protein RmuC, translated to MEMTYLIIGCIAGGLLGAIILYFALKSSTVSRSSYDELNTLHIKNKSDLENSGLKVQELNQNLTKEKELNIQQQDLLNDLKNEFAKISAQHSSLNTQFQEQKQLNLKQDFQIETLIAEKQEFFAKNAELSAQNESLQKSLSTQKEEITKIQDESKLQFENLANKILEEKAEKFTTLNQNNLKNILDPFQEKITDLKNRVNEAYEKENKERFSLAEKVKELAELNQQISEDAKKLTRALKGESKTQGNWGEMILESILEKSGLVKGREYFLEHELRDEDNKALFSEFSGKKMRPDAVVKYPDERNVIIDSKVSLTAFTELVDETDQDIYMMKLNQHLGSIKNHIMQLSQKAYDDYGKSLDFVMMFIPSEPAYIAAMQADQNLWNYAYDRRILLLNPSNLITSLKLIADLWKREYQNKNALEIAERGAKLYDKFVGFVDNLEKVGRNIDLAKNVYNDAYKQLYTGNDNLVIQTQKLKSLGIKNKKDLPQSLIDNTNLIE
- a CDS encoding CPBP family intramembrane glutamic endopeptidase, which encodes MSKNIRFFLIFILGFTIYYFFDLFCFKNIQQFSKNLFHSKAVAHIIAYAVTLIPLVITLKVLFPKMNILNLFSLDKSIIKGFALAFIGTLPMLIGYCRHFKINSTINTESLFINTISSAFFEEIIFRAFLIGTLLRFTKLGFLSSVLLGSLLFAQVHLYQSQKTTELIEIFAITFLGSIFFAWVYFEQNFNLWCAVFLHCLMNLYWEIFQVSENVAGNLYGNLYKFLSIFLIIGIIIYHKRKNKIPFQITWRSLFIKSTEVQS
- a CDS encoding 5-formyltetrahydrofolate cyclo-ligase is translated as MLKAELRKKYIQKRKALSSDEAFLLSEKIFENFIHYFNPKEGEKVHVFIPILSRMEIDTQIFIQYFLSHNIRVFVPKIVGDKLINIEIFEDTLFETNSWGISEPVSNEDSQENDYHYVITPLLYCDEKGNRVGYGKGFYDGLFQRMSSVTKKIGVNYFDPDECIDDVWENDIPLDYLVTPTEVLSFLMGLE